One window of Cryobacterium arcticum genomic DNA carries:
- a CDS encoding metallophosphoesterase family protein, translating into MKMMKKVRDRRTRRTSAGAAACAAVVLALAGCVAPPPALSDPRPSDIPQPSPPAATRLALISDFGTCDAGEQWTADQAVSWGVDAIVTAGDNSQGVEGCAPYTESVWGYFDRGRDGQGIPPLWPTLGNHDYTDEGAGLDAYRAAFPYLDTTADAEQRWYTQDVGDVTLFVLDSETTPAELDTQRAWLREELTDQRASRPDAWNVVLFHRPAYTSGVHEDNREMRPTAGWDYAGWGADIVIAGHQHIYEDVVVDGLHYLTAGLGGTANYRECPAELREGSRLCLDGTGASVIEATGDQFVLQYFQPDTEGTATLGDTIRLNR; encoded by the coding sequence ATGAAGATGATGAAGAAGGTCCGCGACCGCCGTACCCGCCGCACTTCCGCGGGCGCTGCGGCGTGCGCGGCAGTCGTGCTGGCACTGGCCGGTTGCGTCGCGCCCCCGCCGGCTCTTTCCGACCCCAGACCCTCCGACATCCCGCAGCCGTCCCCGCCGGCGGCGACCCGGTTGGCGCTGATCTCCGACTTCGGCACGTGCGACGCCGGCGAACAATGGACGGCGGATCAAGCCGTCTCCTGGGGCGTGGACGCCATCGTGACGGCCGGAGACAACAGCCAGGGCGTCGAAGGCTGTGCTCCCTACACCGAATCGGTCTGGGGCTACTTCGACCGGGGACGGGACGGGCAGGGCATCCCCCCGCTGTGGCCCACCCTCGGCAACCACGACTACACCGATGAGGGTGCCGGGCTCGACGCCTACCGAGCGGCGTTCCCCTATCTCGACACCACCGCAGACGCCGAGCAGCGCTGGTACACGCAGGATGTCGGAGACGTCACCCTGTTCGTGCTGGACAGCGAGACCACCCCAGCGGAGCTGGACACCCAACGGGCCTGGCTGCGGGAGGAGCTGACCGACCAGCGTGCCAGCCGACCGGATGCCTGGAACGTGGTGTTGTTCCACCGCCCCGCGTACACCTCCGGCGTGCACGAGGACAACCGCGAGATGCGACCCACCGCCGGCTGGGACTACGCCGGGTGGGGTGCGGATATCGTGATCGCGGGCCATCAGCACATCTACGAGGACGTGGTGGTCGACGGTCTGCACTACCTCACCGCCGGCCTCGGCGGCACGGCCAACTACCGTGAATGTCCGGCCGAACTGCGAGAGGGCAGCCGACTGTGTCTGGACGGGACCGGGGCGAGCGTGATCGAGGCGACTGGCGACCAGTTCGTACTCCAGTACTTCCAGCCCGATACGGAGGGCACGGCCACGCTGGGGGACACCATCCGGCTGAACCGCTAG